The region CAACAGAGAAGGTGAAGCCGCTCAAAGAAATCAGTGAACACTGCAAGGATAATGTGGCTTTGTCATCCTGTCTCTTATGTTAGGCGCATCAACCGGCGTAccaagagattaaaaaagaaaagagaggacgAACTCCGCTTAACTCCCATAGAACGTTCGCTCGCTGGGCTAGTAAGCAGGTAATAATCATCCCCAAATTGGCAGATGAAGGGGCTACAGCCCGCGGGCAGGAAGAGCCCAGTGCAGAACAAGTTGTACCAGGAGCTGGAAGGACCAGGGCGAGAACACAGACGCCCTCTCACCGAACGCTCCGCTATGACCCCGACCTAGAGGCCAACGAAGCATGGAAGGGAGAGTGTGAGCAAGGCCATTAAGGAAAAGGAGGGACTGTGCAGGCCGAGCCCAGTAACTCAGGGCGCACGCCACCCCGCTCACTAATGACCCTTCCCGCCCCGCCCTGGTCCTCCCGATGGTTCCCCAAGGGTCCCAGCCGACCGCACCAGCACTCTCCACGCAACCCTGGCTCCCCATACCCGCTGGTCCCGCTCTCTCGGTCTCCCGCTCTCTCCTGGAAAAATGGAGGCGCGAATCCTGCCCGATCAATCGCTCCGTGCGCACGTTCATTGCGCACGCGCAAAGGGCGTCGCGCCGAACGCTGCGCTATCGATCCGCACCCCTCAACTTGCTCCTACCCTTCTCGCCATCTTACTTAGGGGCACGACCGAAAGACTCTCACCTCCTTCAACTTTATCTACTCCGCGACAACCCTGACGCCAAGGAACTGTTGCTTTACGGACAAATGTCAGATCCAGAGAATACCGCGGGCGCTAGAACGGCCACGGGTGTGTCGGGCCGTTGGCTCCACCACTTCCGGGGCTTTACGGAGCAAATGCGCCTGCGCGCCTTCTCCTCCGGCCTGTGACACAAGCTGTAGAGTTGGCTTGGAACCAATGAAAAGGCAGCGCCTCTCTATCCCCGACCAATCAGCATTCGGAATAGAGAGGTTAACTCCTATTTAAAATGAAGACTTTGAATCTTAACGGCTGAGCTCTCGGGAGGACTTGGTTTCTTTGGATCGGAGGTGGGAGTCCACAGGTGCGTAGACCTGGGGCATCTCTCTGGGGCTGGCGGGCTGGCtggcaggcgggcgggcgggcggacgGACCGAGGGTGGCCTTCGCGGGTTGGTGGGAGGGAAGCGGTCTTGGGGATCGCTGGGTCAACGAGGGGTGGTCGGGGCAACAGAGCTTCCTTTTCCGTCGCCCCCCCGCCCCGTTCCTCCctgcgccccctcccccgccccccgtgCTTTCCCTGCACCCTCCCTTCTGTGCTTGGATATCGATATGCCCTACAGCATGCCGCCTGGTGTTTATTGAACACCCGGAGTGAATGGggttgtgggggtgggagggttgCTTTCTGATGGGGTTCTCATGTTAAGTGAGCACCTGGGTAAGAAAGAATGCAAAATGTTTTTTTGCCGTCTTGGAATTTACGTTCTAGGGGTGGTGGGTGAGGAGACAGACGATAAACTAACAAGATAACTTCCGATAGGGATGAGTACTAGGAAGTGGGCTAGTTTGAATAGACTAGCCAGGAAAGGCCCTTGTCCGGGCAGGATGGATGAGGTGAATAGATAAACCTGGaagccagtgcttctcaaaccgtAGACCCTGGACCCCCTTTATCGGGATTACTTGAGCGTTCTAGTTAAAAATATGAACCCACCTAAGGgatcagaggggcttcccaggtggcgctatgaGGCGACTCAGTTTCGATCCCTAgtcctccctggaggagggcatggcaacccactccagtattcttgcctggagaatcccgtagacagagaagtctggtgggttacagtccatagagttgcacggAGTTAGACTCGACCCATGCAAGCAAGGGATCAGAAGTGCTTGGGCATAGGGCTCAGGTGTTTGTATTTTTATCAAGCTctacaggtgattctgatgttttATTGAGAACTAGTGTATGCCCGGTGTGTACTGGTCATCTGGGGATGTCTTTGAAACGCAGGGTCTTAATTTGTTAGGTCTAGAGTTGGGCTCCAAAGTCTCCATTTGTAACAGTTGTCCTCCTGATGTACATGTGGCTACCATCCTTGACTTTCACTCATGTTTTCTTCTCATCCTTAACCTTCCTTGCTGTTTGAATTAAACGTGTTTCAGCAGCATACTCATTTCCTCTCCACTCTCCTTCATATGTGCGGGTAATTTGCAGGTTTGATGAAGGAAGAAGTCTCCACCCACAGTGCTATTAAATCTGCTTTTCTATGTAGACTAGTAGGATCTCCAGTTGGAAGTGGAGGGATCTTATGCAGGTCGCCTGGACATGAGACTCTCGAACTTGGCTGGAGTCCAGAATCACCTGAGAAACTGTCTTCTGTGGCTCTCTGCGGAATTCTGAAGCAGAGACTTAGTCCATTCTGTTCCATTAttcttcctgagaaggaaaagtgTATTACCTGGAGTGAATGAATATTGGTAGCTTCTATAAAACCAGTGTCTGTAGAGCTATGTGATCTCATGAGTCAGCTGCTTGTAACTGTCAGGGAGAGTGAAGAAGGCACCACAGCATGGGTGAAATTACCATTCACATGATATGagaatgtatttccttttcttgtctatTTCCAAATGGCTGTTTGATATAAGGACTCCAGATTCTTTAGTCTGGTCTCCTCTTGCAGGTGGAGTTATTTGTTTGCTTATAAAGTGGATGTGAAAGTGGGGGTCTGAAGAGTGCTTTCTGATTGGATTCTAGAATTTAGGGAgcaagagaaatggataaaggtTTCTCTGGCCCAAGGATCCATATATCTGACTTGTTAGAGGGATCACTGGGCACAGTGTTGCAAATGGACCATAATGGGGCAAAGGTGAAAGCAGAGTGACCACTGGGAGCTTTTTGCAAATAATTGAAGGGAGAGAAAATTGTGGTTTGACCAGGTGGGAGTAGGAAGGGTTGTGAGCAGTGATTTTCAAAATAGAGCCTGTAGGATACGCTGATGGCTTAGATACAGGGTTTGAGGGAGAACCATGTAAAAGATTATAAGACTTTAGACTTGAGCAACTGGCAGGATGGAGAAAGCAGGTTAAGGGGAATGAGTATTGGGAGGAAGCAGGATGTCAGTTGGGGACAGGTTAAGATTGTGATGCCACTCAGATTACCAGGTGGTAGGAGTTCAGAGGGGAGCTTTGGGCTCGAGATGGAAATTTGGGGGTCCTCAGCCTGTGGATGGTATTAAAAGCTGGGGAAGAAGAGGTTTCATTTGGTGTGTTGGGTTGAGATGCCTGGCAGGATTTCCTGGGGCATGCTCAGCAGGTGATAGAGAGCCTGGTAGGAGAGGAGAGGGCAGAAggcaccaatttgcattctccTAATAGAGATGTTTAGAGCCCTGGGGCCCTAGGAAGGTGTAGACAGACAGTGGGGAATCCCTTCCACGGTTACCCTAGACACTGATTGGTGGCACAGGTGAGGCTCATCAGCCAAGGTGTTTGCTTTGGGACAGCTAGTAGACAAGTCTGTGCAGGAATAGAGTGCAGGACCCCCTGGAATGCCAGGAATGCTCTTGAGGGGAAGGCTGAGAATTGACCTTTGACCTTTGGATCTGGCAACAGTCGGGtctgccctctgcccaccctcTGCCCAGAGCCTGGTGGGGATGAAAACCCTGTGAGAGGGAGCCTGCAGCCCGGTGAGGGAGGTGATTGAGACAACTGTTGCCCAGTTCTGCTGCTGAAAGGGGAGGCCAGAGATGTGGTCATAGTTTGAGTCAATTTAAGGgtaaagaggattttttttttttaaaaaaggcctgTAGACTGATGGAAGGGATTCATTAGAGAGATGATGAGAGAGTGGGGTAACTCAGTTCAGGAGTGGGGTTGGAGtaccagggaggggagaggatgggatgcAGTGTGTGAGGGAAAAGAAAGGCCCCACACCTGAACCTGATCTAAACCCCATACTTGTGCTCTATCACAGGAGAAAATGCTGCTCCCTTATCAGCCTTCATGGACAACAAATCATGTCAAATTCTGTGTGATGCTGAGCCTTTTTCATCAGGATTTTTAACCCTGATCCAGTGTGACGCTTTGAAGCAGATGGatttttacaaattaaaggtggttctctttttcttttcaggcaTCATGGACAGATGTAAAGAAAACTGCATCTCAGGGCCTAAGGTAAATTGAATAATCAGGAATCTCAGATCCCTTTTATAAGACCCAAAGGGAAGTTGGGTTTAAGCCTAGAGTTGTTGTCACCTTTCCTTTGAGATGTGACTGCGGTTCCTCCACTGCGTCCCTGGGTGGGAACTCGTTGCTTTTCTCAGCATTCAACAAGGCTCTGCTGCTTCTCTCAGTGCAACTTTTATTTCGCTCTAACTTTTTGAAGAGCCTGTGTTTGTTTCCTCTTTTGCCTCAGATCCGTTTTGTGAGTACTTGGAAACTGAAACACTAGTAAATCAATAGTAATTAGCTTTGGGGACTATTAAAACTGTGttcatcattatttaaaaaattatataatgagCTTTTTGTGGAACATGTGGCAAATATAAAACTTCACGTGAAAATAATCACTATTGAATATTTGATATGTTtagagaaaagactgaaaaaatacaGATATTGTTGAAGAAATTTCAGTGGAATTGGGATTTTAGTATAAAGTTTCTGAATTGTAGCTTCTTGCTAAAGAATAATTGCCAAGTCACTAAGAATTCTTCGAAAGTGTTTAATGCCTCCCTTTTTAGATAAAAGTTTAGttaatgaacatttttttaatggggaCATGACTTTCAGGGGTAGAGTGTTGGGGAGCGGGTAGGAGGTGTCGTTCAGGTATTTCAACCCTATACTAACTGTATCGTCTGCAAGTGCTGATTCCAGTCggtttccctgtccatctgtTATcattgctgctgccgctgctgctgagtcgcttcagtcgtgtctgactctgtgcgaccccatagatggcagcccaccaggctcctccgtccctgggattctccaggcaagaatactggaatgggttgccatttccttctccagtgacagTCATTATATTGCAATATTAGAAGACAGACCTTTGGAATACTCTCAAGATACTCAGCTTTCCTTCATGAAGACCATCACATTCCTTTTTCCTCTCCAATCTAGACTGCAGTTCCACTTAGTGACGGCCCAAAACGTgttccagtggctcagcagtttcCCTCTCAGAATCCGGTGTCTGTAAACAGTGGCCAGGCTCAGCGCGTCCTGTGTCCCACAAATTCCTCGCAGCGTGTTCCTTCACAAGCACAGAAGCTAGTCTCCATCCAGAAACCAGTACAGACCCTGAAGCAGAAGCTACCGCAGGCAGCCAGCGCCCCTCGTCCTGTCATCAGGCCGCCAAGTAACACCCAGAAGAGCAAACAACCCCAGCCACCAGCGCCTGGTAAGCAGTCTTCTTAGGCTCATTGGAGAGCCATTCTTttgtttgctaaaaaaaaaaaacaaaaacactcccACATATACAGATGTGTGTTTACTATTTGGAACCCTAGCTTTTACGTCATTTCTACTGAGGATGGGGAGAGCATCTGATGTCGGGGTGAAGTAACAAGTCTACTGTGGGCCAGGCCTGACCCCCCACCCTCCTGAAAGAGGTGGGCAGTCAGGGAAGACACAACAGCAGCCCCGTATTCTTTGGATTGCTTATTGGGGCAGAGGGGATTCTTTTAGCAAGTACACTTGGAACTGAAAAATTCCAAGGTTCTGGAGCATGGAGGGAagtgctgggggttgggggagtgaGTGGACTGAGGCAGCCAGGGTGAGGTCAGGGTGGGCACTGTCGGCCTCAGCAGGGCTCTGTCCCCTATGTACTGGGAAGCTGCTGAAAGGTTTTTGAGCAGAGGAGGGGCTGACTTGCCTCTTAGAGAAAGCTTATCTGGATATGTGGGATGAATTGAAGAGTAGCCATGCTGGACCCAGGGGTACCAGGTAGGGGGGAGGCCATTGGGTTTTGTCTCCAGTATTGCAGGGGTCTGAGCTGGGTCGGTGTTAAATAGTTATTATTTCCCAATTGTTGAGTGCTCCATAGCAGGCTTTCTTCATCCACGTTGTGTCATTATGTCCTCGTAAGCACTCTGCAGAGGCACCCATAGTTTCTACTTCGATTTTGTGGAGGAGGAAGCTAAGACTTCAAAGCATTAACTTATTCAAACACAGCCAGGGCAGAGTGAGTCAGACAGATGTGAGAGCTCACTTAGGATGCCAGCTTGACAGAATGGGGCAGTAAGCCAGACATGGGGACGGTGGTTATACTGGTGGCATTAAACCATTAAACTGAGATCATGAACTGTGGAGGGAAAGACTACAGTTTAGACCTGAATTCAAAAATCTCACCAGAGCAAACTATGCTACTCTTGGAGGTTGAAGTGCTGGAAATACGCAAGTAGAAATGTCCAGTGTAATTTCCCCTTGGCTGCTAACACAGTGGAAGGAGGGTGGTGGTTGGCTCATGTTTTGTTGCACATTGTCTGATGCTGACCCACCTCCTGGGTAAGAGGTGATGAATTGTTATGAATGGGAAGACTGGTAACTCTGTTTAGAAGCTCTTCGttcagaaactgaggctccagggaGAATCTACACAGCCTTGGGTTTTTAGATTATCTGAGGGCCTATGATGTGTCTGCTTATCTTTCACTCTCAGAGCTTTATACAGACTTCAGATGGCAGGAGTCAGGTTACAGTGTAgtcgtctttttttttcctttttaaaataaaccaaaaatagtCCAGATCTGTCATTCTGGGCATACCACTGATATTTTGGTGACTACTCTTTGATTCATCTCTAATCAAAGACTGTTAACTTATTCTATTTAGGAAATAATCctgagaaggaagtggcatcaaaacaaaaaaatgaagaatcaAAAAAGTAAGTTTTATCTTATGTCCAAAGTTCTGTACCATCATTCTACTAGAACATACTAATGTCATTTAATTGCAAATTTAGTTATAGGAACAGACCTGGTAAAAATAGACCTTTGTACTTTCACTTGGAAATTTGGAACATCTATAGTTTCTAAATCTTCAAAGAGAGAAGGGATTTTAATGATGTTTATGAGAGACTCGAGTTTTTCTTACTGCTTTTCACATTTAGAAAGGACTTATATTTGACCTAGAATCTGTTACAGAAATCAAGTGAAACTTCCTCTCGACCCTCAGAAGTAACTACTGCATACAGTCTGTATGCTTCTCTGCTACTTCTAATAAAGAGGTGGCAGTTAAACAACAAAATGCGGTCCtcttgcagccctatggacaaATACTTGACTGTAGAGTACTTTGAAAGTATTGATGCACTTACTATATTTGTTCTTCATAAAAAGCTTGGCTGTATTTTCCCTTGCTCTCAGTCTCTGAACTGTCTAGATGCTAGCCACAGCCTTTTTTGCTCTGCCTACCAGAAACTTTCTGAGAGTCTCATCCAGTGGTTCCCAGCCCACTGTCCTGTAGGCTCCATCCTGTTTGCTTTCCCAGAGTGGTTCTCCACCGCAGAGAGTGGTGGCGTCTCCACGGCGAGAGGAGGCCATTTGAAAGAGGTTCCCAGTTGTTTCTGGAACCTTCTTGCTTCTCCAGTTCCTCATCCAATCCTCCTGTGGTCTTAGCATTGTTGCTAATAGGTCTGTGCTCAGAGCATAGTACTGTCTCAGAACACTTCCCAGCAAGTGCCTCAGCTCCAGAAGTCCAGATTTTTCCCTGTCACAGACTCATTCAGAGGAGGCTATGGTTTGGTTCTTGCCGAGGATACGTGCTGAATACCACTTTGAGTATAGAATTATTGATAGGACTGGGATGTCTGCTACTCATTAATATACCTCATTAGAAAGGATGTGTTTTCTTCACACTTTAAAATGTTCAATTCTTCCCCAGAAGGCAATGGGCTTTGGAAGATTTTGAAATTGGTCGCCCGCTGGGTAAAGGAAAGTTTGGTAATGTTTATTTGgccagagaaaaacaaagcaagttTATTCTGGCTCTTAAAGTATTATTCAAAGCTCAGCTGGAGAAGGCCGGCGTTGAGCATCAGCTGAGAAGAGAAGTAGAAATACAGTCGCATCTCAGGTAAGTCTTCAGATGATGTCCGGGAGAGTGGCGTACAGAACTTAGACTTCAATGTTTATGAACTACTTTGTAGAAGGCTGGCTTCATAGTACTGCAGAGAATGACTAAATTCATCATTTTTTCAAAGATTTATCTAGACTTAACTGCTGTGGTTTGGAAAAATTGCTTGAAGGTTTGTCTTGTTAATGGAGTAATTTACTggatgagttttgttttgttttggtggaTAATTAAAGGAATGATACCTCTTATTTTGAGTTCAGGTTGCACACTGGTAGCCTATAGGTTGACTTTAGCCAGTGGATCTTTTTGTTttcagtgaatttaaaaaaatctcagctAGCCTGTGCTCAGCTGTCCAAAGTCCTCCACAGCACATCTGCTGCCGTTATTGAACATGGTCTGTGTTGTCTGTCTCATGGAATTTGAGTTTCAAACTACTGTGGGAATGGCAcgtcgtttttttttttctttcaatttgcgGAGACTGAATATTTAGCTGAATTCTTTCCCCCTAAGAATATAGATGGTTCAAAGGAAGGAAATAGTCTTAACTAAACCTGAGGTCCAGGTTTAATACCTTGAAATGCATGTAAATTGATAGCAGTGTACATATTTTTCTTACAGTGGGTTCATAGCTTCATATTTTCAAGGGCAGTGGAAGGTGGGATCTGTGACCAGCAGCAGTTCTCACCACTGGTTTCACATGAGGGATCTGATACTCAGTACAGATGCCCCGCCATACCAGGTGTCCATCTTTCATTGCAGGCATCCAAACATCCTCAGACTATATGGTTATTTCCATGATGCTACCAGAGTCTACTTAATTTTGGAATATGCACCCCTCGGAGCTGTCTATAGAGAACTTCAGAAACTGTCAAAGTTTGATGAGCAGAGAACTGCCACGGTGAGTTTTCATTTACTGTCCAGACTAATTCTGTTTACTCTATACCTGTCCTACACAGTGCTGTACCTTTCATTATATAATAGAGGGGGTTTCGTTTCATGGAAAGCTAGCTTCGTACAGGGGTCCCtcacctctgggatctaatgcctgatgatctggggtcaggctgatgtaataataatagaaatgaagcacacaataaatgtaatgcacttgagtcatccccaaaccatctgcTCTACCccaggtctgtggaaaaattatcttccacaaaatTGGTCCTTGGTACCAACACTGGCTTcagctcggttcagttcagtcactcagtcatgtccgactctttgtgaccccatgaatcgcagcatgccaggcctccctgtccatcaccaactcccagagttcacccaaacccacgtcggagtcggtgatgccatccagccatctcatccttggtcgtccccttctcctcctgcccccaatccctcccagcatcaaggtcttttccaatgagtcaactcttcacacaaggtggccaaattactggagtttcagctttagcatcattccttccaatgaacacccaggactgatctctttcagaatggactggttggatctcctttcagtccaagggactctcaagagtcttctccaacaccacagttcaaaagcatcaattcttcagcactcagctttcttcacagtccaactctcacatccatacatgactactggaaaaactataaccttgactagttggacctttgttggcaaagtaatgtctctgcttttgagtatgctatctaggttggtcataactttccttccaaggagtaagcgtcttttaatttcatggctgcaatcaccatctgcagtgattttggagccaaaaaaataaagtctgacactgtttctactgtttccccatctatttgccatgaagtgatgggaccagataccatgatcttcgttttctgaatgttgagctttaagccaactttttcactctccactttcactttcatcaagagggtttttagttcctcttcactttctgccataaatgtggtgtcatctgcatatctgaggttattgatatttctcccggcaatcttgattccagcttgtgtttcttccagcccagtgtttctcatgatgtactctgcatagaagttaaataagcagggtgacaatatacagctttgacgtactccttttcctatttggaaccagtctgtcgttccatgtccagttctaactgttgctttctgacctgcatataggtttctcaagaggcaggtcaggtggtctggtattcccatctctttcagaattctccacagtttattgtgatccacacagtcaaaggctttgtcatagtcaataaagcagaaatagatgtttttctggaactctttctttttccatgatccagcagatgttggcaatttgatctctggttcctctgccttctctaaaaccagctggaacatcaggaagttcatggttcatgtattgctgaagcctggcttagagaattttgagcattactttactagcgtgtgagatgagtgcaattgtgcggtagttgagcattctttggcattgcctttctttgggattggaatgaaaactgaccttttccagtcctgtggccactgctgagttttccaaatttgctggcatactgagtgcagcactttcacagcatcatcttttcaggatttgaaatagctccactggaattccatcacctccactagctttgttcgtagtgatgctttctaaggctcacttgacttcacattccaggatgtctggctctaggtgagtgatcacaccattgtgattatcttggtcatgaagatcttttctgtacagttcttctgtgtatacttgccacctcttcttaatatcttctgcttctgttaggtccgtaccatttctgtcctttatcgagcccatctttgcatgaaatgttctcttgttatctctaattttcttgaagaagagatctctagtctttcccattctgttgttttcctctatttctttgcattgatcactgaggaagcctttcttatctcttcttgctattcttcggaactctgcattcagatgcttatatctttccttttctcctttgcttttcacttctcttcacagctatttgtaaggcctccccagacagccattttgcttaggTACCTTATATACAGGTAAAATCAAATACCAAATGAAATCTTGTAGTTCATTTCCACAGCTGTTTCtgtggaaatatatataaatagttaccctgtttaaaaaagagaagaatgtaTTCTTGattagttttagatttacagaacaATTGAAGATAGTGCAGACTTACTTTTTCCTTGCACATCTGACTTCTATTACTATTTTATAATGTGGTACAACTGTTATAACTAAtggactgctgctactgctaagtcgcttcagtcatgtccgactctgtgcgtccccatagacagcagcccaccaggctcctccgtccctgggattctccaggcaagaacactggagtgggttgccatttccttctccaatgcataaaagtgaaagtgaggtcgctcagtcgtgtccaactcttcgcgaccccatggactggagcctaccagtctcctccgtccatgggattttccaggcgagagtactggagtgggatgccatcgcacTAGTACATAACTATCGCCtgaaattcagacttagattcagatttcctttgtttctcatgattagattcagttcagtcgctcagtcgtgttcgactctttgtgaccccatgaactgtagcacgccaggcctccctgtccatcaccaactcctggagtccacccaaacccatgtccatcgagttgatgatgccatccaaccatctcatcctctgtcatcccgttctcctcctgccctcaatctttcccagcatcagggtcttttccaatgagtcagctcttgcatcaggtggccaaagtattggagtttcagcttcaacatcagtccttccaatgaacacctaggactgatctcctttaggatggactggttggatctccttgcattcctagggactcaagagtcttctccaacaccacagttcaaaagcatcaattcttcagcgctcagctttc is a window of Budorcas taxicolor isolate Tak-1 chromosome 13, Takin1.1, whole genome shotgun sequence DNA encoding:
- the AURKA gene encoding aurora kinase A — encoded protein: MDRCKENCISGPKTAVPLSDGPKRVPVAQQFPSQNPVSVNSGQAQRVLCPTNSSQRVPSQAQKLVSIQKPVQTLKQKLPQAASAPRPVIRPPSNTQKSKQPQPPAPGNNPEKEVASKQKNEESKKRQWALEDFEIGRPLGKGKFGNVYLAREKQSKFILALKVLFKAQLEKAGVEHQLRREVEIQSHLRHPNILRLYGYFHDATRVYLILEYAPLGAVYRELQKLSKFDEQRTATYITELANALSYCHSKRVIHRDIKPENLLLGSAGELKIADFGWSVHAPSSRRTTLCGTLDYLPPEMIEGRMHDEKVDLWSLGVLCYEFLVGKPPFEADTYQETYRRISRVEFTFPDCVPEGARDLISRLLKHNPSQRPTLKEVLEHPWITANSKPSSCQKKESTSKQS